tcttcaatttcaaatcaaaatcttcCCTCGGCCTTTTCTCGATTTTCCCTCAAGATTtacgtttgtatatatatatatacacccacGTACATGCAAAAGGACGAGTGGCTTAATctttgtagcacacgtctcgcgcatatgcgcgaccccaatcggcgcatatgcgcgagacactcggtctccgcgcgtatcatgcacatcgcctcgcgcatatgcgcgactcatctccgcgcatatgcgcgagactctctggagttactcgcataggcttcgcgcatatgcgcgacatcttccgcgcatatgcgcgaggtcttctgcctgtttggcgcatgtgcgcgcatccggtcgcgcatgtgcgccgatgctactgtcctcgcacatcaattttcacacgcgatctcatttcgtgtctcggttagccctttcataattatctcgattaaaaatcaataatcgtaatttaacacggtataaaatctcgggcattaaaaaaactgaaacaactcaagacatacatatagactaactgggagactccactgaacagaaccaagcaatccaacctcaatcccgagctccactgcCGGAACCCtggcctgatgctgcaaaacgactcgggagatctaccatggtacccaatagcaaccacagcagcccccccaataaacaactgaggttaggattctggtatgaaataGTTCAACAATAAGCATATTAGACCAACTTAATAAACTTATATCAGATTTAATGCACCAAGAACTCCTAAATCTGATACCATAATGAAATCACTTTGTGACCAAAACTCGGCACTCTGAAGTCATCATCACCATCAACTTTCGCATCCAGGCCGTAGCTAACGTTCAAATCTTATTTACTAATCTTCTAAATATCGATATAGTTCTTTTCGCGGAActctcatatatcatataacatAGTGCTAGTTGTAGCATCGAATTTCCCCGTGTATTAACATGTACTCTAGTTAAGTGTAGGAAAACAGCAACATGATCAAATCAGAAGCATTTTTCCTACAATTGAAGCCATAAATATTCTATTTATCAACCTAAAAAATCCCTAGTAGAAAATCCATCATCTGAATAGTGAATATGCAATGACCCAGCAGATTTTCTCACCATCAAAAAAGTAAGAAGAGAAGAAAATACAGCAAACTAAAAGCAGTTATTTCCTAGCATATTATATTGGCTTTTGTTTTCCTTAccaataaatcatgcataatcatataataaaatgtaatatgcaatgcatgaaaggctcaacgaataaccGGGATAAAGGGAaccaacaaacggtacgataacaactggaataatgctcgagcaacaacacaggggagctacatcgtcatgcagctaaatcgctctgccaagtatgcgaggtatgccaagctgtgctgaaaaacacccctgactcggcctccatacagctgatacgatataacaggaTGACACAACaaaacgaactagatgacacaatcccagcgctcacctcaaaaggctgcactaaccacgtgattgttcaatcacatctacggtctcatgtgtataggcctatcagccacacaatgatcccgagataaacaacagtgccagataacaacaGATATCAACAATaggctaacaagaacgataggctcaacatgaatgtcataactgtatgtccgatgctaaatgccaataatatgtcacagTAATAAACATATATCACAACAAAGACATTTAACATATTACAACAGTCAACAAATCATAAACACGATTAGTGcaacacagaatgacaattaaacataatttatgttttaccgtcaTATGTTACCGAACTGTAACATACCTAAACCGACTCTAAATTCACAACAAGCTCAACTTTAATCTCCTCGACCTAACAATGATAAAAATAGGTCGAGTAATTCACAATTCGCCAATAAAACTAAATTAATCCaacttattgatttttaattatcaaaacttAATTCCCAAATCAATTTCaacaattctgaaatttcaACTAAATAACCGTAATTCTCCAAAATAATCACACGATTAACTCGATACTAATTCACAAACTCTTCGATTTATACCTCAAAGCTCTCCAACGATCGAACCTATAATATAAACCCAATATATACGTCAATATAATGCATTAAAATCGACAAAGCGAAATTAAATCGAAGCGAGTAAAATTACACTTCGGGGCAGCCTACTTATGCACCGAAAAATCTAGAATTGGATCCAAAATTACCAAGATCGAAGTATAAACTAGTCGCTAGCGGTCTAATGTTGCTATTCGCCGAAAATGACGTCGGAAAACACTATTCACGATCAAAAACCGAACTGAAAACTAGCTGAAAAATGCAGGAACAACAAGGTAAGATTTAAGCTTCAAATCCTTGCTCAATATACACCAAAGAACCAAGAAAAACCAAGCAATAGCTCACCTAAAATCGAACAAGAAACTCGAACTGGAGCAGTCCCGAAACAGGGTTCGATTGGGGCTGAAACAAGCATCAAAGTAGCGATTCATGGTTCAAAACGAAGCTACTGATGTAAGGAAGAAAACCCCTCAAACCGTTCGTGATTTCGACGCCGGACGAGAAAGTTATGGCTTCTCCAATATGAAGGTGCTGAAAGTGACGAAAATGGAGAAAGGGGGAAGGAAGGTTACGGGATTGGGGATTGGGTTTCTGATTTCTTCCTTTCTCTCTCCAAAAGACAaattgtgtgtatgtatatgtatatttagtTACTAAAAAAATAGTAACACATGCCCAATAATCCCGGTTTTGCATTTATTTGCTCTTGTGTGCTATTTCaatctctatatgtatttttatatcgttaaattctccgatattctaaaatacatatttttaacacacttcttgaatttatttggcataaataattattttaatttacaattcaataattattctaattatgccaaaattaccggataattaattTCAGGACCTTACACAAAACGAGCCCAAACCACTGTGATAATGGTTTGGACTGGTTCTTACTAAAAAAAAACCCGGAATCCGACTAGTTCCACAAATCGGAACTGGAACTAATCATTAAAAACATAGGAAATATGGGAAACAGAAATAGCTATTGCCCATGTAATCGTCGGCCCAAACCAACCGTTGGGCTTGATCACTAATTACAGAGCCATTGGTTCTCTCCAACGAAATGGGGTCAGCCATTGCAGATTGACCCCCtctataattatttaatttcatattggtccattatttttattattataaatggatagacaaaaacttgtgtgagacggtctcacgggtcgtattttgtgagacatatatcttatttggatcattcatgaaaaagtattacttttatgctaagagtattactttttattgtgaatatcggtagggttgacctgtctcacaaataaagattcgtgagaccatctcacaagagacttactcaaaTAGATAGTATTTGTTAGCTTTTTGTTATAATTTCTATCATTCTCTCAGCTCAAACTTTCAAGTCTTCAATTCTCTTATTTATAAATTCAAAGTTATAACTGTTAGATCAAATAAGATTTTAGTGTTAAACAAATTTTACACAACTGGATGTGCTAGACTGAAGCAACCAAGTCCACAAGCTAAACTGAATTGACTAGACTGAACTAAGTCAAAATCTAAACTGACGCAGACTAAAATTTTTCGGTTTACCAAGTCTATCAGTCGAGGAAACCTTCGTACATTCTCAACGACATCCGTTTACGTTTAGGAAAGCTAAACTGAAATTTGGATAAATTTTTCATACAAAACTGAACACAACAGTGTATGATTGTCAGAAAGTGTTTACATGGATAAAAGACAAGCCACCAGACATTTATTTTGTAACAGATCTGTTAGGATCAAACGCTTACCATTAGGCCAAAGCTATAGCTGTTATTCAAGGCACAACTTTATTCCTTATATTTGTGGTAGCACAGAGTGCACCTACTTGGGTGCCTGTGGGTCGGGCTGTTAGGCCCTTGAGTCCGGAGAGATGCATGTCTATCTGCTGGTGCTATCTCATATCCCTTAGAGATCAGTCTTACCATTTCTCTTCCGTCAGCCCTGTCCCAGCAGAGATAGTAATACACGTTAAGATCTGATGTCACTCTTTTACGGTCCACTTAGCCAACCAAATCAAACAGCACAACGTCAGCAGCTTGACGCATGAGAACTTTCttaggaggtcacccatcccagtaCTACTCTCGCTCAAGCACACTTAATCCAACACCCCCTTAAGGAGTATAGAAATATGCTTTTTGGGAAACTTGAACCCATgacatcgctctgataccaattgttaggaTCAAGCGCTTAACACTAGGCCAAAAGCTATAACTGTTAGTCAAGACACAATTTTATTTCCTTATACATGTGGCATTGCGGAGTGCACCTAATTGGGTGCTAATGGGTCGGGCTGTTAGGCCCATGAGTCCGGAGAGGTACGTGTCTATTTTCTGGTGATGTCTCATATCTTTTAGAGACCAGTCTTCCCCTTTCTCTACCGCCGGTCTTGTCCCCATCAGAGACAATATTACCCGTTAAGATTTAGTATCACTATTTTACGGCCACTTAGTCAAACAGATCAAGAGGCGCAACGTCAGCAGCTTGAAGCATGAGAACTTTCACAGGAGGTCACACAACCCAGTACTACTCTCACTCATGCATGCTTAATCCAACATCCCTCCCCAAGAAGTATATAAATATGCTTATTGGGAGACTTGAACCCATgacctcgctctgataccaatagCTGTTAGTCAAGGCGCAACTTTGTTTTATTATACTTGTGGTAGCGCAGATTGCACCTACTTGGGTGACCGTGGGTTGGGCTGTTAGGCCCATGAGTCCGGAGAGGTGCGTGTCTATCTGCTGGTGCTGTCTCATATCCATTATAGATCAATCTTACCCTTTCTCTACCATCGGCCATGTCTCCAATAAAGACAGTATTACCCGTTAAGATCTAGTAACACTCTTTTACGGCCCACTTAGCCAATCAGATCAAGCGGCGCAATGTCAGCAGCTTGACGTATGCTAACTTTCCCAGGAGGTCATCCATCCCATTACTACTCTCACTCATACACGTTTAACCCAACAAGATCTTTTTTGAAACTCGAGAACGTTTGATTTAGAGTCTATAAATAGAGAAGAAGTTTAGTTTAATAAAGTTCTAAGACTTTTACAAATATTTGATCATTCAAGTATATGAACTAAACTCAGTCATTCGAGCACACTTTAAAAAGAATTGTACCTGAACATTGAGGATCATTAAGTACTGGGATATCACAGTATTATAATTCACTGTATTTGATAATATTAtgtgaaatattattcatttCGTTGAGGTGTACTAGCATTTTCAGTTTGACAAtgtttaagtccaaactgaattAGGATTTTGCGAATTTCTTGTACTatccaaagtcttctagtgtgaCACTTCCAAAAGAaagaagggtgacgtaggagcttgAGTTCTTCGAACATCCAAAAATAAACTTTTGTACTTTTCACTTTCAGTTTACCAATCTGTTTACATAGTCAATCCATTATTTGATTTactctaatattttaatttgacaCATATTTGTTAGTCTACTGACATTAACAATCCATAATATATAATTCAGTTGTCAACCtgactaaattaaatttaaagaagcaATTTGTGTCTTATGTTATTCAAGTCCCTTCTAAACACtacaatcgatcctatcaagtgatATCAGGGCAAGGTTTATTCTCGactttgaaattttctttttaaatggCTTCATTTAGAAAAATTCTGATGTTCTCAAAGGAAAATTTTGATGATCGGAAGATAAGAATGCATGTTTATTAAGCTACTCAagatgatgatatatgtttcaCTATCATAAATGGAACAATAAAGATATTGAAAGTCAATACAACCATAGCCATCACTGACGGTGCTCCTCAAATGATAGAAAAACCAAGGAGTGAATGGACGAATAATGACAAGAAGAAAatcaatcttgataatgtggttAAATACATTTTGTACAAAACTCTTGGTAAGAACACAtttagcaaaatcaaaatgtgtaagCCTGTCAAAGAAATTTTGGAAAAACTGATTCagttgttaaaaaaaaaaaaactctctgTGGTTATACATAAGtttgacaacatcaagatgaaaCTTAGAGGATCGATGTCTGACTTTTATGAGAGAGCCAATGGAATTGTGATTGAACTTagtgcacttggaaaagtgtacaaCAACCGAGAAGTTATCTTGAAGGTAATGAAAGGACTCCCAAAAGAATGAGATGTCAAGACTATATCAATTTATGAATCCAAATATTTGAGAAAGACGGAACTCTATGATTTGTTTTCGAactttaaagtttttgaattCGAATTACAAACTAGAGATTATGATCAGTCTATCTCTAAGTTAACTAAGGCTCTAACTACTGTAAAACTTGAACCATTGGTTTCACATGAAAAAACAGCTGAACAATGGAACAGTGATGTCATGTCATTGTTTATGAAGACAGTTTGACAAGTTtctaaggaagaatcaagataATTTTCAAAGCTCCAACCGAAGATCTTATCAAAAGAAGGAGTCCACTGATGACTCCAATGTCTGTTTCAACTGTAGCAAGACCGACCAATTTATAGCAAATTGCCCTAAACCAAGGAAGGATGACATGAGGTCATCTAAGAAGGGCAATAGATCTTTTGATAGAAAGAGATCCAAGGATtagaataaatcttttaaaagaaGCATGACCAGAAAGTGCTGGTGGTAGAAGAAATCAAGTCAAAGTGGGCTGACTCGGACTCTGGGAGTCATCTGAATGAAAAGATTCAAGTCGTTCCAGTGATGCTGAAGAAGTGAAGTGCTTGATGGCCAATGATGCTAAGCTGAAATCTACCGGTGAGCAGGTGTTAGatttagctcaactgatttttcaCGATAGGACATTGTCAATGCACTTTATGACATGGTCAATGAGTGCcaaagactttctcaatcattcgagaaATTTAAAGCAAAGAAAATTGAACTACTAGACAACAAAACTGACACTGACTGGGAACAGTATGGTAAAATGTTGAATCTAAAGGCTGATGATATTGGTAAATTGAAAACTGATAATGAAAGAATACATGATGAAAACCAGAGGTTAATATATGAGAATATGAAGTTAATTGAACTAATTTCATTCtagaacaagtcttcagttactCAAACTGAAATGCGAGAGTTGCATAAGCCTATTGGAGACAAAACTGATATCGGTTTCGGCAACAATGAAAGCTAATAGTTTCATCCTCTAACTGTTCATCCAGTTAAAtctcttaaaaaataaataattaacaaatTTGCAAGGACTTTATTAATCTCTTTTAAATTCATTTACCAATCCCAACAAAGAAACAATAAACAAAAACAACCCTAAACTTCAATTTATCCAATATCTGTTCTCAattgttttgtttttaaatgtaattctttattattattattttagatatctgttttattaaattattttcatgTAAACGTTTTATCAAAACGTGGTGTTTTGGCAAATGAACGGTTTAAAGATTTAGCGTGCAGCATTATCAACATTTACGATTTTAAATTCTATAAAATGACAAACATATCATTCTACAATTTTTATGAAAGTCAagaaagtattttttttatttccatAAATTTCAAATCACTAAAGAATAGTGATTAAAATATGAATCTTGGTTTGTCCCTTGACATATAAAATTTGAGTTGTATCATTATATTTGACTATTATATTCGATAAAACAACAAATGTTAAtactatattattttaaaaaaagtattatttatcaaatattaaatacTTTTAATCATTTTATAGATATAATTGAATTAACATATACtgtaaaaaaactaaaaaaaaaaaaaaaacccatatGTAAAATAAATAGTACTTTAgaccttttatttttaaaaatcagaCATAAAACCCTACCCTACATAGGTAAATGTGCTCGAGTTTTTATAACATAAAGATGGAatgagttttattttttttaaaaataagggaTGTATTAGTctagtaatatttttttgaagagTTTTATATCTTTTAGACTTTTCAAATGGTTTATAGAATTAGCCCtcattatatttttctttgaaacTTTTAGATCCTACATCTTTTTAAAGATAAAATTGttgttttggtttttttttttttttttgacttttTGATATTTTGATAATCCGTGTTATCAAATTTGAGTCTTGATCCGTTATCTTTGTTTTAttaacaattttaatattttttctaatgTGACACCATTGCATTGATGATATGTTAAGTTCCACGTCAATAATCCtcgtgaaaaacaagtaaaattatcaaaaatcgACTTAATTACTAGACCAATTAGCCCACATGTAGCTCGAAAGAAAAAACTACAATCTACATAGGCAACGTTTAGTAAATTTTTCTGTGTTCAACAGCTCTTACACCACCATTTCGTGCTAGCCTCCGAGGCGGATCGACATAGAGAACGAAAGAAAATTGAAATAATATAATCGAAATCCATTGATTTGTCTTCTGACCACGTCCTCTCTCTCGTATGCTTCATATGAAATCATGGCTCCGCCCCTTGACTAGCCTCGCCCGATCCATTAAGGTTCAAGTAGTCGTCTTTGGCGGCGGGAGAAGATGGGCGCGGTCGTGGGGGGCGGAGTGAGACGGCATGTAGCATGACTTAACATTCAATAGGTTCTTGACTTGTCCTCCTTTAGGCAACTTAAAGCTCCTCCTTTTTTTTCCTCTCTTCACCTTTTGCTTTTCAGATGATTCCTGCGTGCCAATGACTGTGGATTATTGATCCGACTTTTGGAAAAATGGTGTTAATTAAATGTAAAGATTAAATATGAATCCGATCGactttgaaaattataaatatattctatcttataaattttttgatttGTTCTCGAAATAAGATTTCTACAATGCTAATGTAATGAATATACCTTTGATGAAGATGTATCGATAATTGAAGTTGTATCTTTCAAGGCATCACGATTCCCTGCGATTGCTAATCAAAATCAAAACGAATGTTTATTTCTATATAATCTATGTATGTCTGACATTGGATATATATGCATGAGATTGCATATGGTTTCTCACCATTATCATGGTGGTCGTCTTCCTCGTTATCGTTGAAATATACTCGAAAACTCGGGGAACCCGGAAAAGCATCATCGTCGGTCTCATGGCAGATCATTCTCTCAATATGgtcgtcgtcgtcgtcgtcCTCGTTTTCTGTATCTGTCAACATGTTGTCTAGCCTATCCTTTTCCTTAGCCTCCATGTGTTCTATCATGCTCTCTTTCATGACATCTTTACAATTTCCTTTCGTGCTActttttctactcacctcatgCTCATTGTCATCTCTTTTACCTAGGCTTGTGATGACGCCACCCTCGTTTTCCTGCTCTATCCTCTTCGTATCCTCGATCTTCGTGCCATCGGCGACGGTGTCCTTAGGAGATGAGGGTGCGGTTTTCAAGACATGATCGTAGTCATCGTCGTCCTTTTCATGGAATAGCAGCTCTTTCTTGGAAGGAGTTGAATCTTTGAGGGGACGACCATGCCTACTTTTCGAGATCTCCTCTAACCGGCTAAGGAAGAGCGGCCGGAGCTTGACCGGAATAGATAGCCCATTGGCATCAATCCTCGAAACACCACATCCCATTGTTAGGTACACATGTAGTTTCAAGCATGCATGCGGACCTATCCGGTGCAAACAATTTGAAGGCAAAGAACAGAACAGAACATAAGGGGAATgcaagaaaatgaaaattactTTATATTTTACCAAAAATATATCTCCAACGTATGGTTTTGAATAATCGCGAAAACGATATAGCTCAAGTTTATGAGATTTTTCAAGACTCGCTAGAATCTCACCTGAAAGTTCGAAGGAATATTTGATGGCCAAATTTTCAATTCAGAAATCTGTGGAGGAATATGCTAATCTTCCGGAGGATGAACAGCTGCAAATGTTTTGCTAAGTGGAAATGTTTGAAAATTCTCGTAGCATTGTTGGTCATAAAATTTATGGCACAAAACCAATATTGTTCACAAAAATTTGAGTATTAATTAGTAGATAAACCAGtaatttatttgttattattttcgCATAAGATACTGTTatattaatttttcataatttattttgttgttgATAAGTACAATGTTACCActgcgaaaattacggggatcgatCTGACCGGTCAGGTCGTGGGAGCTTGGGGGCAATGCCCCCAAAAGCTATTCAGAATATCTACAATGTATCCTGAgagaaatttttattatatcccTCTGACTAAAGCGAGGGTGAAaacatttcttaaaaaaaagcGTTATAAACGTGTCTTGGAGTTCATTCGAAATATTCTTTCAACAGATACAAAAAAAATACAAGTTCGGTTGTTAACTAAGAGAAGAATGCTAATTTTCTTAGTTTATGTCAGGCCCCCACGAGGGATGGCTTCTTGTGCACATTGAGTTCGGCTCCTGACTATTTCGTATTCGTTCTCATCGAACTCCTAAAATAGCCAAGTCCGCAGTCTGCACCCTGACAAACCCATGCATATTGTCCTAACATTCCTTAAGGAGCTAATGCCACTGATATGTCGTTTCCCTGTTAGAAAACTATAATCTATCATGTTACTGGTCCGCACGTGCAACACTGAATCTCGTAAAAGGCATGGTACATTTTTTGTATTGACAGAGAATTCGAAATCCGCATCATCATGGTTAGGCTACATGAAGCTCTCCTCATCATCGTCGTCGTCAAAACCCGATATTTTCGTCGTTGCTTCAATGTGAAGTTTCTTCTTACACAATTTGAAGTAGAGCATCAGTTTCCATGTTTGAAACAATAGTAATGTAGAGCAACAAGGCGTGAGTGATTCATTCGCTTATTCTGTTCATATTTGCTATTTCAAATTTTCACTTTTACAGTAAACTACCAACTACTGAATTTTAACCCACACAGCGGAACTTGGTGTGTAAGCATGTACAACAAATATCATATAGTATCCTGGAGGTGCGATCTCACGTGTGGATGGTCCTAATCCAACAACACGATATAAATTTGATCCGATTTCTGAAACTCGAACCACTTTTAGCACAACCATCCTTTGATTCATCGAAAACGAATGTGTGTTGAACGATGGGGCGATTATTCTAACCGAAACAGAGCTCATTCCTAGAAAAGTGGGTACTGTGAATGCCAAGGAGAATGAATTCTTATACCGGACCATCTCATCGGCTCGCAATATTCTTGGCCTCATGGTGTCGAATTGAGGTGACAAATACGGGGGAGAGAATGATTCGAGGCTTAAATCTGTTGGGAATTCAACGTTGGTGAAGTTGTAATATACATGAGGGTTGCTGCCTCCCAGCAGAATCCGGCCGTCCGCGAGTAGAATGGCTGTCGAGTGGTAAAGCCGTGGCTTAGGCGACGCTGCCATAGAGGCGAACCGGTTTTTGGATTTGCTATTGTGTTTGTAGATCACAGGCCTGGTGATGGGATCTCGAGCATTTTCCCACCCGGCCGTGCCTGATCCGGCACCATTGATTATTATGATATCGCCATTGGGTAGAAGAAGCATGTCACTCATGACTCTGGCCATTGGCATGTTTTCCATTTTCCAGGCGGGTTTCATCTCTGTGACATTCAGGCGGCCACAGGTGGCCGTGGCGCGAAGGAATGTCCCTCGTCTTGCGAGCCGGAAGGCGTTATGTTTAGCACCTCCACATATCATGACTTCAGCTTTGTTCggattgttttcatcgatgggAAGCAGAACCGAGGAGCCAGAGCTCGGGTAGTTCCGGGGTTCGCCTCCGGGGATGGTGGGGAATTCCCTTATTACCTTGTTTTGCTTGTAATCGAACAGGATTGAACGTGTATTGGCAAAAATGAAGAGGTTTCCATCAGGCAACAAGTGTAGGAAAGGGTACAAATTGTTCTCATTCTCATCACTGGTTTCTCTGAGAAAATTGAGCCAAAAAGCATTTGAACTAGCAGGGTAGAATTCGAAGTTAAACTGTCCCCTCCCTCCAACTATGATTATCCGCCCGTCGGGCAATATCTGATTCGTCGCATACCATCTACGTCTCGAAAGAGCTCGAGGGAACTCGACCCAATCACAACTCTCGCCATTACATGGTGCAAAAGTACGCATAACGTGGTCACCGTCGTTAAATCCTCCGGTTTGGACTAGAGTCCCATCGGGAAGCACCGCACCAGAGGAGCACCATGTGTCGGTTTGAACTGTTAAGGGACGAAAAGTATTCGTTACAACATCATACAAAATCGAGTGAGCCGTACAATCTTTCGTCAGGGCCGTATCATTCGGATCATCCCTACAACGACCCCGTGGCAACGAAATGTTTGAAGGGCCAAAATCAGTTCTGTCAAACATGACAACCTTGTTGTTTCTGAGAAGTTGCATGTGCATAGCCGAAATACCGATGTTTTCGTGCAGGAGCTGCCATTCGCCCTGGGTGGATTCGGGATAGGGAGAGACAACTTGGGATGTTGGAGGAGAAGAAAGTGTGGT
The sequence above is a segment of the Primulina tabacum isolate GXHZ01 chromosome 6, ASM2559414v2, whole genome shotgun sequence genome. Coding sequences within it:
- the LOC142549381 gene encoding aldehyde oxidase GLOX; amino-acid sequence: MLSFFLLSLIFTTLSSPPTSQVVSPYPESTQGEWQLLHENIGISAMHMQLLRNNKVVMFDRTDFGPSNISLPRGRCRDDPNDTALTKDCTAHSILYDVVTNTFRPLTVQTDTWCSSGAVLPDGTLVQTGGFNDGDHVMRTFAPCNGESCDWVEFPRALSRRRWYATNQILPDGRIIIVGGRGQFNFEFYPASSNAFWLNFLRETSDENENNLYPFLHLLPDGNLFIFANTRSILFDYKQNKVIREFPTIPGGEPRNYPSSGSSVLLPIDENNPNKAEVMICGGAKHNAFRLARRGTFLRATATCGRLNVTEMKPAWKMENMPMARVMSDMLLLPNGDIIIINGAGSGTAGWENARDPITRPVIYKHNSKSKNRFASMAASPKPRLYHSTAILLADGRILLGGSNPHVYYNFTNVEFPTDLSLESFSPPYLSPQFDTMRPRILRADEMVRYKNSFSLAFTVPTFLGMSSVSVRIIAPSFNTHSFSMNQRMVVLKVVRVSEIGSNLYRVVGLGPSTREIAPPGYYMIFVVHAYTPSSAVWVKIQ
- the LOC142548189 gene encoding uncharacterized protein LOC142548189 isoform X2, which encodes MGCGVSRIDANGLSIPVKLRPLFLSRLEEISKSRHGRPLKDSTPSKKELLFHEKDDDDYDHVLKTAPSSPKDTVADGTKIEDTKRIEQENEGGVITSLGKRDDNEHEVSRKSSTKGNCKDVMKESMIEHMEAKEKDRLDNMLTDTENEDDDDDDHIERMICHETDDDAFPGSPSFRVYFNDNEEDDHHDNAIAGNRDALKDTTSIIDTSSSKESSEKQKVKRGKKRRSFKLPKGGQVKNLLNVKSCYMPSHSAPHDRAHLLPPPKTTT
- the LOC142548189 gene encoding uncharacterized protein LOC142548189 isoform X1, whose protein sequence is MGCGVSRIDANGLSIPVKLRPLFLSRLEEISKSRHGRPLKDSTPSKKELLFHEKDDDDYDHVLKTAPSSPKDTVADGTKIEDTKRIEQENEGGVITSLGKRDDNEHEVSRKSSTKGNCKDVMKESMIEHMEAKEKDRLDNMLTDTENEDDDDDDHIERMICHETDDDAFPGSPSFRVYFNDNEEDDHHDNGNRDALKDTTSIIDTSSSKESSEKQKVKRGKKRRSFKLPKGGQVKNLLNVKSCYMPSHSAPHDRAHLLPPPKTTT